AGTTGCCGCGAGGACTCCGAGACGTCCCGCAGCCGTGCCTCGAACTCTCGTTGAGCGTCGACCCAGGGCGGACGGCTGTCAAACTCCGACCCGGCGGTGCTGGAGGGCCAGAGCAGGACGAGAGCCACGAGCACCGGACCCACCCTGGAGAGCGCTAAAGGGGCCTCGCTTGCGCGTCCAGCCTGGGCGAGGCCCTCGACGCCCCTCGCCACCTCGGCAGCTTGCCCGCTCATCCTCGTGGCGCGGGAGAAGCTCTCGAAGGCCCGCTCCGCTGCGGTCAGCTTGTGGTCCAACTGTTCCCACCGACGCGGTTCCAGGTCTTTGCGTGCCCGGGACAGCAGTGCCCTGGCCTGGTCCAGGTCTGCCTTTCCAATCCACGACCGTTGCGGTGCCGGCTCCATCGGCGCGGAAACGAGCCGGATGCGCGGGCCCGAAGAGGGAGTCGACGCGAAGGCATGGGGCCGTGGCATCGACCGCGGGGCGGGCGCGCTCGCGCAGGCGGTGTGCAGCACCAGGAGCGCGCTCCAGGTTCGCAAGCGCATCGTCACATCCTTTCATCAAGCGCGGGGGGCAGGCTCCACCAGGCGAGCACGGATGGCTCAGCGGGAGTGGTGTCCGCGAGCACCCTGTCGATGGAGGCAGTTGGCACCTCGGCTGCTGCGGACTCCTCATCGCTCATAGCTCGGCCTCGGCTCGCTCGGGACGGCCGAAAGTATAGCGGGCGAAGAGCTCATGAGGACCGGGCATGGCGGGGCGCCTGAGCACGGAGCGGGCCAGTCGCACCCCGCGGGGAGCCAGCAGGCCGTGGACGTCCGCTTGCGCCCCTTGGTCCCGTTGGCGAGACGCCCTTCTCCCGGGAGGGGTCTCCCACGGGCCCGCCCGAGTCAGACGAACCGTCTCGTACAAATCGTCTGACACCTTCTCGGGCCCTTGGGGTCCTCCAGTGGCAGTCGTCACGCGACGGCGTTCTCCCCTCGCCTCTTCTCCTCCACCCTATTTCCATGTCACTCCTGTCTTTGGTGGCGCGGCGGTGGATGAGTCCAGGAGCCGCATCCGGCGTGCGTCTCCCATCTCGTGCGACTGGTGCGGGGAGACCAACGTGGAGACCATCCATGGCTTCGCCCCCGCGAGTTGAAAGCGTCCATGTGATGGGGTGGCCACATTTCCCCATGGCTGTCAACTCAGCAAAAAGTTGATGCGCTCTCGGCGAGGCGATTTGTTACTCGCAGTCAAATCCCAATCCATACGTACAAGGAGACCGCATGCAAACCGTACCGAAGCGGAGTTCCGTTGAAAAAGTCATCGTCGGAGCGTTGACGTGCCTCATGACGGCGGCGGGCTTCGGATGTGCCTCGCGAACAAAAGAAGCCTCCGCTCCACCGCCCGCACCGCAACAAACGACGCTCAATCCCTCGAACGTCGAACAGCCTCCCGAGGCAGACCAGGGGCCAGGGCAAGATCCACGCAGTGCCATTCCGCCACCGGACGAGAAGCCGCTCACGCCCGATGAAATCGAGCGGGCCGTGAATCCCTCTCCCACGGACCTCGCTCGGGCAGCTCAACCTGGCTTCATTGCCGACACGAGCCGGCCTTTCAACGAATACGTATGGCTGACGAGCCACAATGCCTTCTCCTGGGGCGCGGATTCCGGCGGAATCGGTTCCAACCAGGAGATGTCCCCGTTCTACCAATTGGCGCGCGGCGTGCGCGGGTTGATGTTCGACATCCACGGCTCCGACGTCCTGCTGTGCCATGGAATCTGCTACCCCAATAGCCGGAGCCTCGCGGAGGAATTCAAGCTCAGCGTGATGCCGACCCTGACACTCAACCGGAACGCCATCATCACGGTCTTCCTCGAGGACTACACGAACAGGGCCGACCTGACCCGAGCACTGGGCAGCATCCCCAACCTGGCGACCTACACCTTCAAGCCAACGACGTGGTCCTCGCAGAAGCAATGGCCCACGCTCGGCGAGTTGCTCACTGCCAACCAGCGCTTGTTCCTCATCACCAACAAATCGCAGAATGCGGGCGACCACCAAACGGGCTCCGGCACCGTACACCTGATCTACGACCAGAATCTCAACGTCGAGAACACCTACAATCTGGGTGACCTGGTCACCAGCCACGATTACTCCTGCGACACACGCTGGAACAGCATCCCGCTCGATACCGTGGCGGCGTCGTCCACCTATCATGGCTGGCCCCGGCTGTTCGTGATGAACCACTTCCACAAAATCCCCTACCCGCTGCATGGGGACACGGACAATCGCTTCGACAAGTTGCTGGACCGTGACCAATCGTATTGCCGCCCCAAGGCGAATCGAAGGCCCAACTTCATCGCGCTGGATCAGATCAATCGCGGCGATGCCACCGAATACGTCGAGTGGCAGAACAACGGCGGCGTCATCTTCCACGAAGGCAACGACGGCACCCAAGACATCGTCTGCGGCTTTGCGACCACCATCGCCCGGACCATCGATCTCCAGTCGAGCGATGAGGAGCGGCTGGGGTGCGAGAACGACGAAGCGCGCTCACTCGTACTGTCCGGCGTGAAGAAGGGCGTTCGCATCACGCTGTATGACAGCCCGAGCGGCAACCGCGAAGACGACTGGTACTTCATCGAGGTCAAGCGCGATATTGGAATGAACGAGCGGGTGGTTGTGCCAAGCTTCGAGGAGAGCAAGGACACTTCCGACTATCGCGCGGTCTACCTGAGAAACAATGGCCTCAACGGAAAGGTTTCGCGCATCCGGGTGGAACCCCAAGCCGGGGACATGTTCGCGGACGCCGCGGTCGTCCTCTACGAGGGGAACAACGCGTCCCAGAACATCGTCTGCACGCTGCCCCTCACGACCAGCCAATTGGTCAAATTCAAGAGCAACAGCTATGGCTGTGACAATGACGAGGCGCGGTCCGCGAAGATCGTGATCGCCAAGGCGGGAACGACGCTCACCGTCTACGACGATCCGAATGGCGGCACCGGCGACGATTACACGACCATCTACGTCAAGCAGGACATCCTGCAGCCCAGGGTCATCGGAACCTTCCAGTCCTCATTCGAGGATTCGTTCCTCAAGGTCACGTTCAAGAACCACAACGGCCTCGACGGCAAGGTGTCGTCCGCTCGAATCCAACGCTGAAGGTCGTCAGCACCCGCCCACCCGGCCCGAGTACCTCAAGCGCAGCCCCGGCCGCCGGGGCATGCGTCCACGCGTCAGGCGCTGAGGAAGTTGCAAGCGCAGTATCGTGCCTTCGTCGCGGTGCTTCGCGAGGCGGCGGCCAGATGGAGGCAGGGGGCTCTCCCGGCCCACTGCCCTTCCTTGGCGCCTTGGCGCCGGGCCGCCGCCTACGGGCGCAAGAACCTGGCGATGTGCGCGGCAGCGGCGTCGGCCGAGGCCGGCTCATTCCACATGTCATGGGTGGCCCCGGCGAGCTCGATCCACCTTCCATGCTTGACGTTGCACGTGAACGCCATCGCGGCCTGCTGGAAGGCCGAGTCCGCGGCACTCGTGTCGACACCGAGAGCGGACGGAAGCGTGGGCAGGCTGAAGTCGCGGGTGAGGAGCAGCGCCTTCTTCACCGCCGGCCAGGTCTCCGTCACATCGAACTGGGTGTAGGCGGTGAGCCCGGTGATGTACTCGTCGTACGTCATGCTCGAGGAAGACGGATCGAAGAACAGGGCTTCGAGTTCGATCACGCTATAGGGCCCGGCGGGCAGGCCGAAGGCGTTGTCCGGGAGAAACTGGATGGGTGGTACCTGGCCAAGCGAAATCTGCCCGTCATCGAGAAGCACCACCTTGTTGAGTGTCCGGGTCGGATGGGCCCGCTCGAAGGCCAGCACCTGCAGCGCACCAGCCGAGTGTCCCACCAGGAACGCCTTGCGGATCCCCTCCTGATTCAGGAAGGCGAGGATGACCTTGTTCATCAGGTCGACGATGTCGGTCCTGACGGCATGGCCCGACTGACCTTGGTTGAGCGGGTCGATGGAGAGGACCGCGTAGTCCGCGAACAACTCCCGGTGGAAGATCGAGTCCCCGGTGCTCCCCGGGTCGCCGTAGCCGGGGATGTAGATGATTGTCTTCTGCTTGCCGTGATTCCAGTACACACCGTGGAACGAGATGCCCTCCTGCTCCACCCAGACGCTTCGGGTGGAAACCTGTGCCCTGGCTGGTGCTGCTCCGAGGAAGAGCACAGCGGCGAGAACACTCAACACCCATGACCCCATTCTCATGCTGTTCACCTGGCGATCCTTTGCTGGCGGAAAAAGGACGAACTCCCGTCCGCCGACACGCCCAGATGGCGGTTGCCGCGTGACCTGTCAACTCCGAATACCCCCAAGATGGCCCAGCCCAAGCCCAAGACGGTGCCAAAGGACTCGGAAGTAATGAGAGGATTGGCAAGCTCGGGGATTTCATCCTCAAGCCAGATCCCCTGGACAGAGTGGAGAAGTGCGGAGTCACCTGCAAGGCGGAGCCGAAGAACTGGATGAACGACACGGCCCCGACCTGCCCACCACGCAAGCCCTGCCGCCGTGCCCTTCGGCGCTGCAGGGCGAACACCGCGCGCAGGAAGAGGGTGAGGACGTCCGAGAGCAGTCCCAGCTCACCTGGCCCAAGTCCATCCACATCCGGCCGTCGTTCCAGGCGGCGGGCTCGCGGAGCACGAACCGCTCGGCTCCGCTCCTTGCCCGGGCGGGGCGGGTGAAGGTAGGAAGCATCCCTCTCTGGCCGGAGAGCAGTCATGAGAGGGGGGTTCTTCATGCAAGCCAGGATTCTCCACCCGAGTCTTCGCGCGGCCTCACGCGCCGTGCTGCTCGTGGGGGCCCTCTTTCTTTGCGCCTGTCCCTCGGAGGGTGGCCCGAGGCCCGAGCCCTTCGACGCGGGCACGCCGCCCATTCCCCGCTTCACCCTCGAGCTCGAAGCAGCCCCGGTGACGGTGGCCCAGGGCGCGCGCGTCACGACGACGGTGCGTCTCTCGCGTCTGGACGGCTTCCGGGAGGCTGTGTCCCTCGAGCTGAGCGACCCCCCCGCCGGGCTCTCGGCGCCGCCGCTCTCGGTGGGCGCTGGAGAGAGCCAGGCCGAGTGGCTCCTGGAGGCCGCGCCCGATGCCCCCGTGGGAGGCCCTCATGTGCCGCGGGTACACGCCGTGGGCGGGGGCCTCGAGCAGCAAGGCGTGCTGACGGTTCACATCACCCGGCCTCCGCCGGGCTCGCTCGACCCCACCTTCGGACGGGGCGGGCGGGTGGTGCTGGAGGCCGCGCCCGGTTCGCTCCGGGGAGGACGCTCGCTGCCGCGGGAAGATGGCACGTGGGTCATCGCGGCGCAGGTCATCGCCAACGACGGCTACTCCTTTGGAGCCTGGCTCGACCGCTTCCTGGTGGATGGGCGCCGCGACCCGGCCTTCCGCTCGTCCGACGTCCTCTTCCAGGACTTCCTGGAGACGACGCACACGCTCGTGCGGGACGGAGACGGCGCGCTGCTGTGCGCCTCCGAGGGCTCTCTCTCCCGCTATCTGCGCGACGGTGGGGTGGACGTGGACTTCGGCTCGGGGGGCCTCGTACGCATCAACGAGCTCGACCATCGGGTCTTGCGCCCCCGTGCGCTCGCGGTGCTGCCGGAGGGACGGTTGCTGCTGGGCGGCGGGGTGGCG
Above is a window of Cystobacter fuscus DNA encoding:
- a CDS encoding delta-60 repeat domain-containing protein; its protein translation is MQARILHPSLRAASRAVLLVGALFLCACPSEGGPRPEPFDAGTPPIPRFTLELEAAPVTVAQGARVTTTVRLSRLDGFREAVSLELSDPPAGLSAPPLSVGAGESQAEWLLEAAPDAPVGGPHVPRVHAVGGGLEQQGVLTVHITRPPPGSLDPTFGRGGRVVLEAAPGSLRGGRSLPREDGTWVIAAQVIANDGYSFGAWLDRFLVDGRRDPAFRSSDVLFQDFLETTHTLVRDGDGALLCASEGSLSRYLRDGGVDVDFGSGGLVRINELDHRVLRPRALAVLPEGRLLLGGGVADCDRGSSRCLVGCDGCTPFGLARLTPLGALDTSFGHGGFVATALGQDAEVRALRLQQDGRVIAAGVARTAERRLLFVARFLADGTLDPGFHGTGVHALEWNPTGRDWVDVSVLSGGEPVVVVEHEGDFRLVRFTSAGELDASFGTGGIVTTDFLGGVDEPSVLVPLAGDRLLVGGTRWADGGGSRSAVLARYQPDGTLDAMFGSGGRSVVGPGGVWALHLLPDGHLFVLLREGSGFEESLVLGRILP
- a CDS encoding alpha/beta hydrolase; the protein is MRMGSWVLSVLAAVLFLGAAPARAQVSTRSVWVEQEGISFHGVYWNHGKQKTIIYIPGYGDPGSTGDSIFHRELFADYAVLSIDPLNQGQSGHAVRTDIVDLMNKVILAFLNQEGIRKAFLVGHSAGALQVLAFERAHPTRTLNKVVLLDDGQISLGQVPPIQFLPDNAFGLPAGPYSVIELEALFFDPSSSSMTYDEYITGLTAYTQFDVTETWPAVKKALLLTRDFSLPTLPSALGVDTSAADSAFQQAAMAFTCNVKHGRWIELAGATHDMWNEPASADAAAAHIARFLRP